The following are encoded together in the Methylorubrum sp. B1-46 genome:
- a CDS encoding XRE family transcriptional regulator, whose protein sequence is MASAPTGIRLKALREQRGMSQEELSRVLGLDHRQSLQQIETGGRKLSAEELVAAVQAFDVPLDYFTNPFLIVGEARFSWRRHSQTSVAELDAFERKAGEWIGAYRELAAATGRTLPPIAHRLNLTRTNSYEDALEAGEAVAGFLDLGPVPSERLAEAMQDKLSTLVLMVDAERGISGAACLVRNLGAVLVNRLEAPGRRNFDLAHELFHILTWDAMPPERLDDGQGTGNLQKRVETMAEKFASAVLMPRRLFEGVTDEGRNPDWINVRATELGVSAKALKWRLVDLERLSRSAAQGYEDHRLVNNGGLVHREQDVPLKFGKHFLTVVADAIGQGHVSVRRAAALLDVTIDELGDLLDAHGVERPFDM, encoded by the coding sequence ATGGCATCCGCACCGACCGGCATCCGACTGAAAGCGCTCCGCGAGCAGCGCGGCATGTCGCAGGAGGAGCTCTCGCGCGTCCTCGGCCTCGACCATCGGCAGTCGCTGCAGCAGATCGAGACCGGCGGGCGGAAGCTGTCGGCCGAGGAACTCGTCGCCGCCGTGCAGGCGTTCGACGTCCCGCTCGACTATTTCACCAACCCGTTCCTCATCGTCGGCGAGGCGAGGTTCTCCTGGCGCCGCCATTCGCAGACCTCGGTCGCGGAGCTCGACGCGTTCGAGCGCAAGGCGGGCGAGTGGATCGGCGCGTACCGCGAGCTGGCGGCGGCGACGGGCAGGACGCTCCCGCCTATCGCCCACCGGCTCAACTTGACGCGCACGAACAGCTACGAGGACGCGCTTGAGGCCGGCGAGGCGGTGGCGGGTTTCCTCGACCTGGGCCCGGTGCCGTCCGAGCGGCTCGCGGAAGCCATGCAGGACAAGCTATCGACGCTCGTCCTGATGGTCGACGCAGAGAGGGGCATCTCGGGGGCCGCCTGCCTCGTGCGGAACCTGGGCGCCGTGCTGGTGAACCGGCTGGAGGCGCCCGGCAGGCGGAACTTCGACCTGGCGCACGAGCTCTTCCACATCCTCACCTGGGACGCGATGCCCCCGGAGCGCCTCGACGACGGGCAGGGCACCGGCAACCTGCAGAAGCGCGTCGAGACGATGGCCGAGAAGTTCGCCTCCGCGGTCCTCATGCCGAGGCGGCTCTTCGAGGGCGTGACGGACGAAGGGCGCAACCCGGACTGGATCAACGTCAGGGCGACCGAGCTCGGCGTCTCGGCGAAGGCGCTCAAGTGGCGCCTGGTCGACCTCGAACGCCTCTCCCGTTCCGCCGCCCAGGGCTACGAGGACCACCGGCTCGTGAACAACGGCGGGCTGGTCCACAGGGAGCAGGACGTGCCCCTGAAATTCGGCAAGCACTTCCTGACCGTGGTGGCCGACGCCATCGGGCAGGGACACGTCTCGGTGCGGCGGGCCGCGGCGCTGCTCGACGTCACCATCGACGAGCTCGGGGACCTTTTGGACGCGCATGGGGTCGAACGCCCGTTCGACATGTGA
- a CDS encoding ThiF family adenylyltransferase, giving the protein MPRAVARALRLIGLHPSVRGVESHVDAGTGATMATVRIDANLPSRWRVRGHSDNGVRAVEPVTMAFWPEYPLREPYIVLREDFDRSHPHLQPRGPSFRPEPCLVFGSVRELLQSRGVIGLVDQLAEWVERAALVRLNDPAGGWEITRRDGVHDVVVLGADWLRSLPNRDGGCDGYGIGYAAVREDGGPETYRALLSESRHGLSEDDCRWQVEVVSNEERYGFGLALVAWSGRTPSGEPFIAGRYLPETVVDMASLHARTEELGCGEHLRAKLGLLERRLRRRRLKHPQPCVVILLARRPYDLVGGNSPIEICPYLIELQGNDELGPGSAKPVRLAGPHEQVTPGLMRTASGGDATGSARWTLLGCGSVGSKIATHMMRCGRGPTRLVDAAPMRPHNFARHALFPATKWEQHQGGGKASLLAEGLVGFSDGLSALTADVALAATDPVRAATVFGADADFVVNATGSLVVREALSLPVVTPLRPRCVEACLLGAGRVAYMAVEGRSANPSSADLAAEAYRLLGTDDAVAAAVFGPEAAAASIAIGQGCSSFTFPMTDAHLSAMTAPMAVALGRMHAGGWPEDRGEILIGIGADDGLSQSWTRHEILPWHVVPAASGDGPRIRVSPRVDALIAWEVASRPGSETGGIVVGRYSGVTDTFHVVDVLPAPPDSRFSAEEFVLGVEGLADLIDGLIGRNGGSLYPLGTWHNHLVTSGPSPKDVATALKLATEQAFPLLMLIHTPGGYRSLTTEVIARPRTGDPLGEAA; this is encoded by the coding sequence ATGCCGAGGGCCGTCGCCCGGGCTCTCCGCCTGATCGGGTTGCACCCATCCGTGCGCGGCGTCGAGAGCCATGTCGACGCCGGCACCGGCGCGACCATGGCGACCGTACGGATCGACGCCAACCTGCCTTCGCGGTGGCGCGTGAGGGGCCATTCCGACAACGGCGTCCGGGCCGTCGAGCCGGTCACGATGGCGTTCTGGCCGGAGTATCCGCTGCGCGAGCCGTACATCGTCCTTCGCGAGGATTTCGACCGAAGCCACCCCCACCTGCAGCCCCGGGGGCCAAGCTTCCGGCCCGAACCCTGCCTCGTGTTCGGCTCGGTACGCGAACTCCTGCAATCGCGCGGCGTCATCGGGCTCGTCGACCAACTCGCGGAATGGGTCGAGCGGGCCGCCCTCGTGCGCCTCAATGACCCCGCCGGGGGCTGGGAGATCACGAGGCGCGATGGCGTGCACGACGTGGTCGTGCTCGGCGCCGACTGGCTTCGCTCGCTCCCGAACCGGGATGGGGGATGCGACGGCTACGGCATCGGCTACGCGGCTGTCCGCGAGGACGGTGGCCCCGAAACCTATCGCGCGCTCCTGTCCGAGAGCCGGCACGGCTTGTCGGAGGACGACTGCCGCTGGCAGGTTGAGGTGGTTTCGAACGAGGAGCGGTACGGGTTCGGCCTCGCGCTCGTGGCGTGGTCCGGCCGGACGCCGTCCGGCGAGCCGTTCATTGCCGGACGCTACCTGCCGGAAACCGTCGTCGACATGGCATCCCTGCATGCCCGGACCGAGGAACTGGGCTGCGGCGAGCACCTCCGGGCCAAGCTCGGCCTGCTGGAAAGACGCCTGCGACGCAGGCGCCTCAAGCACCCGCAGCCCTGCGTCGTCATCCTGCTCGCGCGCCGGCCCTACGACCTCGTCGGGGGCAACTCGCCCATCGAGATCTGCCCTTACCTCATCGAACTGCAGGGCAACGACGAACTCGGGCCGGGAAGCGCGAAACCCGTCCGGCTCGCGGGGCCGCACGAGCAAGTCACGCCGGGCCTGATGCGGACCGCCTCGGGCGGTGACGCGACCGGATCAGCACGGTGGACCCTGCTCGGCTGCGGCAGCGTGGGGTCGAAGATCGCGACGCACATGATGCGTTGTGGCCGAGGTCCGACCCGGTTGGTAGACGCCGCGCCGATGCGGCCGCACAACTTCGCCCGGCACGCCCTCTTCCCGGCGACCAAGTGGGAGCAGCACCAGGGCGGCGGCAAGGCCTCGCTCCTTGCCGAGGGTCTGGTGGGCTTCTCCGACGGGTTGTCCGCGCTTACCGCCGACGTCGCCCTCGCGGCGACCGACCCCGTCAGAGCCGCAACCGTGTTCGGTGCCGACGCGGACTTCGTCGTGAACGCCACCGGTTCCCTCGTGGTGCGGGAGGCCCTCTCGCTCCCGGTCGTCACCCCGCTGAGGCCGAGATGCGTCGAGGCGTGCCTGCTGGGTGCGGGACGGGTGGCGTACATGGCCGTCGAGGGCCGCTCGGCCAACCCGTCGTCGGCGGACCTGGCCGCCGAGGCGTACAGGCTGCTTGGCACCGACGACGCGGTTGCCGCGGCGGTGTTCGGGCCCGAGGCCGCCGCTGCCAGCATCGCCATCGGGCAGGGTTGCTCGTCGTTCACCTTCCCGATGACCGACGCGCACCTGTCAGCGATGACGGCGCCGATGGCTGTGGCACTCGGCAGGATGCATGCCGGCGGCTGGCCCGAGGACCGCGGCGAGATCCTGATCGGTATCGGGGCTGACGACGGCCTCAGCCAGAGCTGGACCCGGCACGAGATCCTACCTTGGCACGTGGTGCCGGCCGCCTCCGGGGATGGACCCCGCATCCGCGTCAGTCCGCGGGTCGATGCGCTGATCGCCTGGGAGGTGGCCTCCCGCCCAGGCAGCGAGACCGGGGGAATCGTCGTCGGCCGCTACTCGGGCGTGACCGACACCTTCCATGTCGTGGACGTGCTGCCCGCGCCGCCGGACAGCCGGTTCTCCGCCGAGGAGTTCGTGCTCGGGGTCGAGGGGTTGGCAGACCTCATCGACGGGCTGATCGGACGCAACGGCGGCTCCCTCTATCCGCTCGGCACCTGGCACAACCACCTCGTCACGAGCGGCCCGTCCCCCAAGGATGTCGCCACGGCCCTCAAGCTCGCGACCGAGCAGGCGTTCCCGCTGCTGATGCTGATCCACACGCCCGGCGGGTACCGCTCCCTGACCACGGAAGTCATCGCTCGCCCAAGGACGGGCGACCCACTCGGAGAGGCCGCATGA
- a CDS encoding metallohydrolase, producing the protein MTANTVHFRVGNGDMHLVEMEGERKLLIDINVRQPGPDVPDVIAQLRKRLQRDIYGRLCIDAFLLTHPDQDHCRGLREHFHLGPPETWSKALDKIVIREMWSSPIVFRRAGRDHALCDDANAWACEARRRVRRYRERGIGTDGERIVILGEDVDGKTDDLRQILVKADEEFSTICGAHGRFKGRLIAPMPASDDDEDEFLSKNNSSVILGLALQADGYAEASRFLFGGDAEVGIWEKVWDRNKSRKHVLGYDVLVAPHHCSWHSLSWDSWSDYGEDAQVSADARDALGQARSGAEVLASSKPIKDDDIDPPCIRAKREYKAIVAPHGGTFTCIADRSGTDPYEIEVTYAGHKPKRPTVPAAVAVATGIGAAPLPHG; encoded by the coding sequence ATGACGGCGAACACAGTTCATTTCCGCGTCGGCAACGGCGACATGCACCTCGTTGAGATGGAGGGCGAACGCAAGCTTCTGATCGACATCAACGTCCGGCAGCCCGGACCCGACGTTCCGGACGTGATCGCCCAACTGCGCAAACGGCTGCAGCGGGACATCTACGGCCGGCTCTGCATCGACGCGTTCCTCCTGACCCATCCCGACCAGGACCATTGCCGCGGCCTGCGGGAGCACTTCCACCTCGGGCCGCCCGAGACGTGGTCGAAGGCGCTGGACAAGATCGTCATCCGCGAGATGTGGTCGAGCCCCATCGTCTTCAGGCGCGCGGGGCGTGATCACGCGCTCTGCGACGACGCCAATGCGTGGGCCTGCGAGGCGCGCCGCCGGGTGCGCCGGTACCGCGAGCGTGGGATCGGCACGGACGGCGAGCGCATCGTCATCCTGGGGGAGGACGTCGACGGCAAGACCGACGACCTCCGGCAGATCCTGGTGAAGGCCGACGAGGAGTTCTCGACGATCTGCGGCGCGCACGGCCGGTTCAAGGGGCGGCTCATCGCCCCCATGCCGGCCTCCGACGACGACGAGGACGAGTTCCTCAGCAAGAACAACTCCAGTGTCATACTCGGTCTGGCCCTCCAAGCGGACGGCTACGCGGAGGCGTCCCGATTCCTGTTCGGCGGGGACGCGGAGGTCGGCATCTGGGAGAAGGTCTGGGACCGGAACAAGTCCCGGAAGCACGTCCTGGGATACGACGTCCTCGTGGCCCCCCACCATTGCAGTTGGCACTCGCTCTCCTGGGACAGCTGGTCCGATTACGGCGAGGACGCCCAGGTCAGCGCGGATGCCCGCGACGCCCTCGGGCAAGCGCGGTCCGGGGCGGAGGTCCTGGCGAGCAGCAAGCCGATCAAGGACGACGACATCGACCCGCCCTGCATCCGCGCCAAGCGGGAATACAAGGCCATCGTCGCCCCGCACGGCGGCACCTTCACCTGCATCGCCGACCGTTCCGGCACCGACCCTTACGAGATCGAGGTGACCTATGCGGGGCACAAGCCGAAACGCCCGACGGTCCCTGCGGCGGTCGCGGTGGCGACCGGAATCGGGGCCGCCCCCCTCCCGCACGGCTGA